The region AGTATGCAATCTATAAAAAACGCTACCGAAGAAATTTTATCATGGCTTAAAGATTTGAACGCTATTAAAAAACATATTGAACAAATCAGCAGATATTTAAGGCCTTCCCATCAGGAAGAAAAATATTTAACCGGTGATGAAGTATGTCGCTTACTTCATATTAGCAGGCGCACACTTCAACAATACCGGGACGATCACATATTTTCTTTTGTACAAATTCCGGGAAAAATATTATATAAGGAATCAGATATTTTGAACCTGTTGGAAAATAATTACAAAAGAAAATGATATATCATAAAAATCTTATGAGTTAAAAGCAGCTTCCAACTCCTTAAATTTATGAGATACTTCTTCCATATCCCGACCC is a window of Chryseobacterium arthrosphaerae DNA encoding:
- a CDS encoding helix-turn-helix domain-containing protein, translated to MQSIKNATEEILSWLKDLNAIKKHIEQISRYLRPSHQEEKYLTGDEVCRLLHISRRTLQQYRDDHIFSFVQIPGKILYKESDILNLLENNYKRK